A single Filimonas effusa DNA region contains:
- a CDS encoding DUF4134 domain-containing protein produces the protein MKMCVWNCFRKSGRRMLRASMLTMAAVVITNFSSYAQDGIAGIEEANSKVRGYFDIGCDLMYAVGAILGLIGAVRVYQKWSNGAPETGSVAAAWFGSCVFLVIVATVLKSFFGI, from the coding sequence ATGAAAATGTGTGTATGGAACTGCTTTAGGAAAAGCGGAAGAAGGATGTTGCGTGCATCCATGTTAACAATGGCTGCGGTAGTAATTACAAACTTTAGCAGTTACGCGCAGGATGGAATTGCAGGTATAGAAGAAGCAAATAGTAAGGTACGAGGATATTTTGATATTGGCTGCGACCTTATGTATGCGGTTGGTGCCATTCTCGGACTTATCGGTGCCGTGCGTGTCTATCAAAAATGGTCTAACGGTGCGCCTGAAACCGGATCTGTTGCAGCTGCATGGTTTGGTAGCTGCGTATTCCTTGTAATTGTAGCAACGGTTCTTAAAAGTTTCTTCGGTATCTAA
- a CDS encoding TlpA family protein disulfide reductase: protein MKYISWLLVFCISALNIYGQHITPLRVGDTVPDITIGHLLNYPSDTARLSDFKGKLIILDFWATWCGPCVSSLPKMFALQKRYKGKIQIITVTGENKNLIQTFLTKKNAYQTASSTVFATGDIVLSQYFKHTTIPHEVWIDENLKVRAITSDQYVSSKNIDSVLGGKMPNWVAKEDSKTMNLNENGLFSSSPKIDNSILEYHSGLTNFIKGATSSVIFIVDSSRQQQRMTATNFSKLVLYSLAYQKFPVFNNPKMCMLNVTDSSKFLYDFHTGYRDVWKMNNWHSYESVASIHCEKKELQQKMVSDLDFYFGLRTTVEKRNIMCWVLKNSKRKVISRPAKGFPQHALQLNSQGGYVYNQKNLAVNELIETMNTDSWFSELPLAINETSDSTPIDMTITIKQKKNINQWNSELKKYGLELVQEQRIKEMLIVNEL from the coding sequence ATGAAATATATTTCCTGGCTTTTGGTATTCTGTATTTCCGCTCTAAACATTTATGGGCAGCATATAACCCCTTTACGTGTTGGGGATACAGTACCAGATATAACCATCGGTCACCTGCTAAATTACCCATCCGATACTGCGCGACTAAGCGATTTCAAAGGAAAACTGATTATCCTGGATTTTTGGGCCACCTGGTGCGGCCCCTGCGTAAGTTCCCTGCCTAAAATGTTCGCCTTACAAAAGCGATACAAAGGCAAGATCCAGATTATTACTGTAACCGGGGAAAACAAAAATTTAATTCAAACCTTCTTAACCAAGAAAAATGCCTACCAAACTGCTTCTTCTACTGTATTTGCAACAGGTGACATTGTATTATCTCAATATTTTAAACATACTACTATCCCACATGAAGTATGGATTGACGAAAATTTGAAAGTTAGGGCAATAACCAGCGATCAATACGTTTCCTCTAAAAACATTGATTCTGTATTAGGTGGAAAAATGCCAAATTGGGTGGCTAAAGAGGATAGTAAAACCATGAATCTGAATGAAAATGGGCTATTCTCCTCGTCTCCTAAAATAGATAACTCCATTCTGGAATATCATAGTGGCCTTACAAATTTCATCAAAGGGGCAACAAGTAGCGTCATCTTTATTGTCGATTCCTCACGCCAGCAACAAAGAATGACTGCCACGAATTTCAGTAAATTAGTCCTGTATTCATTAGCTTACCAAAAGTTCCCGGTTTTTAATAACCCAAAGATGTGTATGCTAAATGTAACAGATTCATCTAAATTTCTATATGATTTTCACACGGGATATAGAGATGTATGGAAAATGAACAACTGGCATAGTTATGAATCAGTTGCATCCATCCATTGCGAAAAGAAAGAATTGCAGCAAAAAATGGTTAGCGATCTTGATTTTTATTTTGGACTTAGGACTACTGTTGAGAAGCGAAATATAATGTGTTGGGTACTTAAAAATTCAAAAAGAAAAGTCATAAGTAGACCTGCAAAGGGATTCCCACAACATGCCCTGCAACTTAATTCACAGGGCGGCTATGTGTATAACCAAAAGAATTTAGCCGTAAATGAACTTATTGAGACAATGAACACAGATAGTTGGTTTAGTGAATTACCGTTGGCAATCAACGAAACCTCTGATAGCACTCCTATTGATATGACCATAACAATTAAACAAAAGAAAAATATTAATCAATGGAACAGTGAACTTAAAAAATATGGATTGGAGCTAGTACAAGAACAAAGGATTAAAGAAATGTTGATTGTGAATGAACTATAA
- a CDS encoding RteC domain-containing protein, with protein MESSVPAKWELLYSELMEALEAIKEEESYVLKRAERSIKATRKAMEHLRHFVISHPFENEQEEILFFKKVKPKFYSKMIYYIKLYRIESRKPAGSVKSRLKYLKTELQKLDYLFSNNSDQYQYYRSDSSYLDHELFVRGKQDNSFTLDAHSFYSDPEFSTGYDLLLGKMIAYEQLAGELSDAIYELQKKGEKATGDNEMDTSLSQKRTGYVQTPFKAAAIYVFLRSLVDSEIIVNHTYKSLFELLCPGISNKLVKSISAANLSKYSDKVDSETREMVKRALQKMQRNIDNY; from the coding sequence ATGGAAAGTAGTGTACCTGCGAAATGGGAACTACTCTATAGCGAACTAATGGAAGCACTTGAAGCAATCAAAGAAGAAGAATCTTATGTATTGAAGAGAGCTGAAAGGAGCATAAAAGCCACACGTAAAGCTATGGAGCATCTTCGGCATTTTGTCATTAGCCATCCGTTTGAAAATGAGCAAGAAGAAATCTTATTCTTCAAAAAGGTAAAACCAAAATTTTATAGTAAGATGATTTACTACATCAAGCTGTATCGTATTGAAAGTAGGAAGCCCGCTGGAAGTGTAAAATCCCGATTAAAATATTTGAAAACGGAACTACAGAAACTGGATTACTTATTTTCCAACAACAGCGACCAATATCAATATTATCGAAGCGACAGTAGTTACCTGGATCATGAGCTTTTTGTACGAGGCAAGCAGGATAATAGCTTTACGCTTGATGCACATTCATTTTATTCTGATCCGGAATTTAGCACCGGCTATGATCTGTTATTAGGTAAAATGATAGCCTATGAACAGTTAGCAGGTGAACTAAGTGACGCAATTTATGAATTGCAAAAAAAAGGAGAAAAAGCGACCGGAGATAATGAAATGGATACATCTCTTTCGCAGAAGCGTACCGGATATGTTCAAACGCCATTTAAGGCAGCAGCAATATATGTCTTTCTCCGTTCATTAGTTGATTCGGAGATAATTGTCAATCATACATACAAAAGCCTATTTGAACTTCTGTGTCCTGGTATATCAAACAAGCTGGTTAAATCCATCAGTGCGGCCAATCTATCAAAGTACAGTGACAAAGTTGATTCTGAAACAAGAGAAATGGTGAAGCGTGCTTTACAAAAGATGCAAAGGAACATAGACAACTATTAG
- a CDS encoding helix-turn-helix domain-containing protein, translated as MATSTLKILREINDYTQEYVAEDILGISQSTYARLEQDPSKISAAHAQRLCDLYNVSLANLLSEATPIITFRDSIKENEKNGNVGYQHHNSGTNNFYDGDVKLLREQNEILLKQNAELMELVKVLGGKLNGNM; from the coding sequence ATGGCTACTTCAACGCTGAAAATATTGCGCGAGATCAATGATTACACCCAGGAATATGTAGCTGAGGATATATTGGGTATCAGTCAAAGTACCTATGCAAGACTGGAGCAAGACCCGTCTAAAATTTCCGCAGCACATGCGCAAAGGCTTTGTGATCTATATAATGTTAGTTTAGCTAACCTGCTTTCAGAAGCCACCCCTATTATCACCTTCAGGGATTCCATAAAAGAGAATGAGAAAAATGGAAACGTTGGGTATCAGCACCATAATTCAGGTACAAATAACTTCTACGATGGTGATGTGAAATTGTTACGGGAACAAAATGAAATCCTATTGAAACAAAATGCCGAGCTTATGGAGCTGGTAAAAGTTCTAGGTGGTAAGTTGAATGGTAATATGTAA
- a CDS encoding RNA polymerase sigma factor: MRKISTIESINYPSDQTFRIAFDTYYPKLCFFANKLLNDWDEAEDIVEETFVKIWNKQSDFNRFKNIKAILYISVKNACTDAIRKRQRNNQAKASLKYYLADETESFALTEIIRAEIIAQMHRELLNLPVECRNVMHLLYEEGQSTKEAAEQLGLNVSTIRSHKAKGLQILRKRLGIISILNYILLSVSIETSIAALLFTTLL; encoded by the coding sequence TTGCGGAAAATTTCGACGATAGAATCCATTAATTATCCAAGCGATCAAACTTTTCGTATCGCTTTTGACACCTATTACCCAAAACTATGCTTCTTTGCAAATAAGTTACTTAATGATTGGGATGAAGCTGAGGACATTGTAGAAGAGACATTTGTGAAAATTTGGAATAAACAATCTGACTTTAATAGATTTAAAAACATTAAGGCAATCTTATATATATCTGTTAAAAACGCTTGTACAGATGCAATTCGGAAGCGCCAGCGAAACAACCAGGCCAAAGCCAGCCTTAAATATTATTTAGCGGACGAAACAGAATCCTTTGCGCTTACCGAAATCATAAGGGCCGAGATTATTGCGCAGATGCACCGGGAGCTACTGAATTTACCAGTGGAATGCAGGAATGTGATGCACCTTCTATATGAGGAAGGACAATCCACGAAAGAAGCAGCGGAGCAACTTGGCTTAAACGTAAGCACAATACGGAGCCATAAAGCCAAAGGGCTGCAAATTCTTCGCAAAAGGCTTGGTATTATTTCCATACTCAACTATATTCTGCTTTCAGTCTCTATAGAAACATCCATTGCCGCGCTTTTATTCACTACCTTACTCTAG
- a CDS encoding helix-turn-helix domain-containing protein, which produces MNIPLRLIFYREHFGWTQEKAAQALGISVESYNELENGRLKINGLIAQKLANLYNAPFEIFVIDTTSHYHQAEVIYTNCSFGGSLASGYINNNHTDRGIDEIMYLRKQETDGLKAQIEDLRQQNSALLQLNESLAKFAERQSEK; this is translated from the coding sequence ATGAATATACCACTTCGACTTATTTTTTATCGCGAACACTTTGGTTGGACGCAGGAAAAGGCAGCGCAGGCACTAGGTATATCAGTGGAAAGCTACAATGAACTGGAAAATGGACGTTTGAAAATAAATGGACTTATAGCTCAAAAACTTGCCAATTTGTATAATGCTCCATTTGAAATATTTGTTATAGATACTACTTCACATTATCATCAAGCTGAAGTAATTTATACTAATTGTAGCTTTGGTGGCTCTTTGGCTTCAGGATACATTAACAACAACCATACTGATCGTGGAATTGATGAAATAATGTACCTGCGAAAACAAGAAACTGACGGGCTTAAAGCCCAGATTGAAGACTTGCGGCAGCAAAACTCGGCTCTCCTTCAGCTCAATGAAAGTCTTGCGAAGTTTGCTGAAAGACAATCTGAAAAATAG